The proteins below are encoded in one region of Vespula pensylvanica isolate Volc-1 chromosome 4, ASM1446617v1, whole genome shotgun sequence:
- the LOC122628821 gene encoding 2-oxoglutarate dehydrogenase, mitochondrial-like translates to MHMPKIVHFILLKINPLISLYAKGFELGYSVYNHETLTIWEGQFGDFCNTCQVILDCILSSGESKWGRQVGLVLFLPHGMEGQGPEHSSARFERFLQMCDDDCIHIPGTEPNAPKNKSAEEIMTKQLFEINWIVCNLSTPANLFHVLRRQILMPFRKPLVIMSPKSLLRHPMVISSFKEIGPGTTFQPLIGDYSVKPEGIKKILFCTGKVYYDLVEERKKNKLEDKIAIIRIEQLCPFPYHLIAHEITKYPKCKIMWFQEEHKNQGSYYYVRERLALALHLALEEITYGGRVPSASPATGNKTIYMTEYQDMMKVAMLL, encoded by the exons ATGCATATGCCTAAGAttgtacattttattttattaaaaattaatccttTGATATCGTTGTACGCAAAAGGTTTCGAGTTAGGCTACTCGGTTTACAATCACGAAACACTTACGATTTGGGAAGGACAATTCGGCGATTTTTGTAATACCTGTCAG GTTATCTTGGATTGTATATTATCTTCTGGCGAATCAAAATGGGGTAGGCAAGTGGGATTAGTCTTGTTTCTACCACATGGCATGGAAGGTCAAGGACCTGAACACTCGTCGGCaagattcgaaagatttttgcAAATGTGCGACGACGATTGCATTCACATTCCTGGAACAGAACCGAATGCTCCCAAAAATAAATCTGCGGAAGAGATTATGACGAAACaactttttgaaataaattggaTCGTTTGCAATTTGAGTACACCGGCAAACTTGTTTCATGTTTTGCGACGGCAAATATTGATGCCTTTTAGAAAACCACTG GTAATCATGTCGCCAAAATCATTGCTTCGACATCCCATGGTGATATCGAGTTTCAAAGAAATAGGCCCTGGCACAACGTTTCAACCTCTGATTGGAGATTATTCTGTCAAACCAGAAggcattaaaaaaatactctTTTGTACGGGAAAAGTATACTATGATCTCGTTGAAGAacgtaagaaaaacaaattggaAGATAAAATAGCAATAATCCGAATCGAACAACTCTGTCCCTTTCCGTATCATCTCATTGCGCATGAAATAACTAAATATCCGAAATGCAAG ATAATGTGGTTTCAAGAAGAACACAAAAACCAAGGCTCATACTATTatgtaagagaaagattagCGTTAGCTTTACATCTCGCACTGGAAGAAATAACTTATGGTGGTCGAGTACCTAGTGCTTCTCCAGCTACTGGCAATAAGACTATTTATATGACAGAATATCAAGACATGATGAAAGTAGCTATGCTTCTTTGA
- the LOC122628820 gene encoding glucose-fructose oxidoreductase domain-containing protein 1, with protein MTLPGIGVFGTGSIVRVIIPFLREKGFKIKAIWGRTLSEVSEAAADLEIPFHTSRIDDVLLRKDVDLIFIMCSPSLHAQIAVKALGIGKHVVCDKPAGLSQSEALKMVRAAQYYPSLISIVNHSLRFLPAFVTMKKALEEDYLGGPITVIEIRVHMGSLLHNDYDWLCDDTMGGGILALVGSHVIDLIFHLVGQRAIRVHAVVRTFTQTTKYINGIRHITSPDFCTFQIELSGGALVTATLSNHLQGQLSQEVLICGGSNHLLVCNGDLYGFKGGQEEILYRDTEDLELSLPVSNSIPRPYIKGLRNMIAALREAFQSVEDKRGWVKEPVFCAATFEDGLYVQAVIDALRQSNKRREWAKVNILTEEPDPNPLLSAAVRATAISI; from the exons ATGACATTACCTGGCATTGGAGTGTTTGGCACAGGAAGTATTGTTAGAGTAATTATTCCCTTTTTGAGAGAGAAGGGATTTAAGATTAAAGCTATATGGGGCAGAACGTTATCCGAAGTATCAGAAGCAGCAGCGGACCTAGAAATACCATTTCATACGAGTCGTATAGATGACGTACTTCTTAGGAAAGATGtagatttaattttcatcatGTGTTCGCCAAGTTTACATGCACAGATTGCAGTCAAAGCTCTAGGTATCGGGAAACATGTAGTGTGCGATAAACCTGCTGGTTTAAGTCAAAGTGAAGCGTTAAAAATGGTTAGAGCTGCTCAATATTATCCATCGTTAATAAGCATAGTCAATCATAGTTTAAGATTTCTACCAGCATTTGTTACCATGAAAAAAGCTTTAGAAGAAGACTACTTAGGAGGTCCAATAACGGTTATTGAAATTAGAGTACATATGGGAAGTTTATTACATAATG ATTATGACTGGTTATGCGATGATACGATGGGTGGTGGAATTTTAGCGCTAGTAGGCAGCCATGTTATAGACTTAATATTCCATTTGGTTGGTCAACGTGCTATAAGAGTACATGCTGTTGTTCGAACTTTTACTCAAACTACAAAGTATATAAATGGTATACGTCATATAACATCACCTGATTTTTGTACTTTTCAAATCGAGTTGAGCGGAGGAGCACTGGTTACAGCCACATTGAGTAATCACTTGCAAGGGCAGCTTTCTCAAGAAGTATTAATATGCGGCGGTAGTAATCATCTACTTGTTTGCAACGGAGACTTGTATGGATTTAAAGGAGGAcaagaagaaattctttataGGGATACCGAAGATTTAGAATTATCTCTACCTGTTTCTAATTCTATTCCACGTCCTTATATCAAAGGATTACGAAATATGATTGCTGCATTAAGGGAAGCTTTTCAATCGGTTGAAGACAAGAGAGGTTGGGTAAAAGAACCTGTATTTTGTGCTGCTACGTTCGAAGACGGCCTATATGTACAAGCAGTTATCGATGCTTTACGTCAAAGTAACAAACGCCGAGAATGGGCtaaagttaatattttaacagAAGAACCTGATCCAAATCCATTACTGAGTGCTGCTGTTAGAGCTACAGCTATATcaatataa
- the LOC122628822 gene encoding dehydrogenase/reductase SDR family protein 7-like, translating into MKEQETLKGWYIIWWLFKLIGFPITIPWLLYHLFDIMQQRKQKAILNNKVVMITGASSGLGEALAHVFYSCGCRLILIARRGAELERVKNTLLEKHCTVQTHPPIILPLDLTDINSLQSKVSKVLTIHGKIDILINNAGISYRGEIINTNVDVDIKVMLLNYFAQIALTKAVLPSMLKQQSGHIVCISSVQGKISIPHRSAYAASKHALQAWCDSSRAELAEHNVNVTVISPGYIKTALSLNALTGSGEIYGVMDQTTEQGYSPKYVAKKVLQAVLKKEKDVVIASITPKCGILIRFLCPSLYFWLMEKRAKKFTKEK; encoded by the exons ATGAAAGAGCAAGAAACCTTAAAAGGATGGTACATTATATGGtggttatttaaattaattggaTTTCCAATTACTATACCATGGTTATTGTACCATTTATTTGACATTATGCagcaaagaaaacaaaaggctatattaaataataag GTTGTAATGATAACCGGTGCTAGTTCTGGATTAGGCGAAGCATTAGCTCATGTATTTTATAGTTGTGGTTGTCGACTTATTTTAATTGCAAGGAGGGGAGCTGAGttagaaagagtaaaaaatacGTTATTGGAGAAACATTGC ACAGTTCAGACTCATCCACCTATAATTCTACCTTTGGATTTAACTGATATCAATTCTTTACAATCCAAAGTATCAAAAGTTTTAACGATACATGGGAAAATtgacattttaataaataatgctGGTATTTCATATCGaggagaaattattaatacaaatgtAGATGTAGACATTAAAGTGATGCTTCTCAATTATTTTGCACAAATAGCTTTAACTAaag CTGTTCTTCCATCAATGTTAAAACAGCAAAGTGGACATATAGTGTGTATTAGTAGTGTTCAGGGTAAAATTTCGATACCACATAG GTCCGCATATGCAGCGTCTAAGCACGCATTACAAGCTTGGTGTGACTCCTCTAGAGCAGAATTAGCTGAACACAATGTAAATGTTACAGTAATTAGTCCTGGATATATAAAGACTGCTTTGTCATTAAATGCTTTAACAGGAAGTGGTGAAATATATGGAG TAATGGATCAAACTACAGAGCAAGGATATTCTCCTAAATATGTTGCCAAAAAAGTTCTACAAGCTGtactgaagaaagaaaaggatgtaGTTATTGCTTCGATTACACCAAAATGTGGTATACTTATACGTTTCTTAtgtccttctctttatttttggCTCATGGAAAAGCGTgctaaaaaatttacaaaagaaaagtaa
- the LOC122628825 gene encoding transmembrane protein 11 homolog, mitochondrial, whose amino-acid sequence MRLPVKMVDKGVYRDDNSKVAIIREVYDSENAHETFEYELERALESECTLIIIEPSKLGDETSRWITVGNCLHKTATLSGLTAITTGLIWGDRPYICGTLGFVSLITCGLYTLSWQFDPCCQYQVETDTSKLPHVEVLAILGPSSPTFLVRKDDTRRRILHATVTLGAISISAWRIYQAFK is encoded by the exons ATGAGATTGCCTGTAAAGATGGTAGATAAAGGTGTTTACAG GGATGATAACTCAAAAGTTGCAATTATTAGAGAAGTGTATGACAGTGAAAATGCTCATGAAACTTTTGAGTACGAGTTAGAAAGAGCTCTCGAGTCCGAATGTACTTTAATCATTATTGAACCATCGAAATTAGGAGATGAAACTTCCAGATGGATAACGGTTGGAAATTGTCTTCATAAAACTGCGACGTTATCTGGCTTAACAGCCATCACGACAG GTCTTATATGGGGCGATCGACCTTATATTTGTGGCACATTAGGTTTTGTATCACTTATAACTTGTGGACTTTATACGTTATCATGGCAGTTTGATCCATGCTGTCAATACCAAGTAGAAACTGACACAAGTAAGCTACCACACGTAGAAGTGTTAGCTATCTTAGGTCCGTCATCACCAACGTTCCTTGTAAGAAAGGATGATACGAGGAGACGAATTCTTCATGCGACTGTTACACTGGGAGCGATTAGCATTAGTGCATGGAGAATCTACCAAGCTTTTAAGTGA